The following coding sequences are from one Sylvia atricapilla isolate bSylAtr1 chromosome 15, bSylAtr1.pri, whole genome shotgun sequence window:
- the REXO5 gene encoding RNA exonuclease 5 codes for MAKGLCLNGSKRTGEAAEGPWAARKRRKADGGGPGPGPEEKSCRLSAALLGEDSEISQDQLYELLKYAALGKCHNAAQPSWCRIYHQSHLAGVVVVVLHEMSQLHFYRFYLQFKHLRKIFRHRFTLAPSPNFPVSLYGEGANLKPQNSPQGVTSTSECITKSSDLQCDPIIQRYGDKKQGLTSYTLTLKEQKENDYPIEGSPGCQGYISTECDQQRTDSSPLFGLDCEMCLTAKGNEVTRVSLVDARGQCLLNELVKPESTVLNYRTRFSGITRKMLLPVKTRLSDIQTRLKKMLPHDAVLVGHSLNSDLQALEMIHPSVIDTSLLFARNEGRRFKLKFLAKAVLGKEIQCEQKLGHDPTEDARAALELAQFFIEQGPTKVAELNLEMLLTAEKLAEVSQNKAALQPQGCRFQEQLNEPPPLSKPCFLDCLQVTGQKPLLLGRQRLDFSGLCQSNLSTSNKQILQKALEDVPLSKFSIIQFSLDPEYLASHLHAGLYEKVRSKLTDMLTIYAGPFEENFCMKSVKKEFGRCGPIQSLTVVTETFQPYVCIQYEVLEAAQLAVESLNGAEVAGSCIKVQRPVTAAMLDCNVLIKELELDVENEGVIYVAGLKKSLTETDLQEEFSQLKDLETLFLPKDQRGKHRNCCFLKFQKTQSAVDALEAINGWTMKGSKLRSRNALAPGHLWRWIWQMNHNNGKQGKHIFYEKMEQLSDCEQDLRKKVKKLDHHIKKLYRSLQNNTLCIVLFPGVNSTHGSQAGLGLMGIKDDEGRSAC; via the exons ATGGCGAAGGGGCTGTGCCTCAACGGGAGCAAGCGGACCGGCGAAGCCGCGGAGGGGCCGTGGGCGGCGCGGAAGAGGCGGAAGGCGGATGGCGGCGGCCCGGGCCCGGGCCCCGAG GAAAAGTCCTGTCGTttgtcagcagctctgcttggtGAGGACTCTGAAATCAGCCAGGACCAGCTGTATGAGCTGCTGAAATATGCAGCTCTGGGGAAATGCCACAACGCAGCACAGCCCAG CTGGTGCCGTATTTATCACCAAAGCCACCTGGCTGGGGTTGTGGTTGTTGTTCTACACGAAATGAGCCAACTCCATTTCTACAGATTCTATTTGCAGTTCAAACACCTCAGGAAAATATTCCGGCAT agattCACATTAGCACCTTCCCCTAACTTCCCAGTCAGCCTGTATGGAGAAGGAGCAAACCTGAAACCTCAAAACTCTCCACAAG GTGTGACTTCCACCAGTGAATGCATTACTAAAAGCTCTGACTTGCAGTGTGATCCCATCATTCAGAGATACGGAGACAAAAAACAAGGCCTTACAAGCTATACTCTAACtttaaaagagcagaaagaaaatgattATCCCATAGAAG GTTCCCCTGGATGCCAGGGCTACATCTCCACAGAGTGTGATCAGCAGAGGACAGACAGCAGCCCCCTCTTCGGTTTGGATTGTGAAATG TGCCTGACTGCCAAAGGGAACGAAGTCACCCGTGTGTCTTTGGTGGATGCACGGGGTCAGTGCCTGCTGAATGAACTGGTCAAACCTGAGAGCACAGTGCTGAACTACCGCACCAG ATTCTCAGGAATCACAAGGAAAATGCTTCTTCCAGTGAAGACAAGACTGTCAGACATCCAAACCAGGctaaaaaaaatgcttcccCATGATGCAGTATTAGTGGGTCATTCTTTAAATTCTGATCTTCAGGCTTTGGAA ATGATCCACCCCAGTGTTATTGATACTTCACTGCTCTTCGCCAGAAATGAAGGCCGAAGATTTAAGCTAAAATTTCTAGCCAAAGCTGTTTTAGG GAAGGAGATTCAATGTGAACAGAAGCTTGGGCATGATCCTACAGAAGATGCTAGAGCTGCGTTGGAATTAGCTCAGTTCTTCATTGAGCAAGGACCAACGAAG GTAGCAGAACTAAACTTGGAGATGCTTCTGACAGCTGAAAAACTGGCTGAAGTCTCACAGAACAAAGCTGCGCTACAGCCACAAGGATGTAGGTTCCAGGAACAGCTGAATGAGCCTCCACCATTATCCAAACCATG TTTTTTAGATTGTCTGCAGGTGACTGGCCAAAAACCTCTCCTTTTGGGCAGACAGAGATTAGACTTTTCTGGTCTGTGTCAGAGTAACCTGAGCACTTCAAACAAACAG ATTCTTCAGAAAGCCTTGGAAGATGTTCCCCTGTCCAAATTCAGTATCATTCAATTCAGTTTGGATCCAGAGTACCTTGCATCTCACCTTCATGCTGGACTTTATGAAAAg GTGAGAAGCAAGCTGACTGACATGCTGACAATTTACGCAGGTCCTTTTGAAGAAAACTTTTGCATGAAGTCTGTGAAGAAAGAATTTGGGAGGTGTGGACCAATCCAGTCCCTTACAGTGGTAACCGAAACATTCCAG CCATATGTGTGTATCCAGTACGAAGTGCTGGAAGCTGCCCAGCTTGCTGTGGAAAGCCTGAATGGAGCTGAGGTAGCAGGATCCTGCATTAAG GTCCAGAGACCAGTCACTGCAGCAATGCTGGACTGCAATGTTCTGATTAAGGAATTAGAACTGGATGTTGAAAATGAAGGTGTTATTTATGTGGCTGGCCTAAAGAAGTCATTAACTGAGACAGACTTGCAAGAAGAATTCAGTCAGTTGAAAGACCTGGAAACACTGTTCCTGCCAAAGGATCAGAGAGGAAAGCACAGGAACTGCTGTTTCCTCA aattCCAGAAAACCCAGAGTGCTGTGGATGCCCTTGAAGCTATAAATGGATGGACCATGAAGGGTAGCAAGCTAAGAAGCAGGAATGCCCTTGCTCCAGGTCACCTCTGGAGATGGATTTGGCAGATGAATCACAACAATGGGAAGCAAGGAAAACACATCTTTTACGAGAAAATGGAGCAGCTGTCTGACTGC GAGCAGGATCTAAGGAAAAAGGTGAAGAAGTTAGACCACCATATCAAAAAGCTTTATAGAAGCCTGCAAAATAACACCCTGTGCATTGTTCTCTTCCCTGGAGTGAACAG CACACACGGATCACAAGCCGGCCTTGGTCTGATGGGAATAAAAGATGATGAAGGGAGGAGTGCTTGTTAA